The following coding sequences lie in one Myxococcus xanthus genomic window:
- a CDS encoding universal stress protein: MSIVCATNFSDAARRASTLAAELARKAGTSLWLVHVLNPDSVRAFGKALLGSAEAVLSDETKRLEQLGVKVEPVLLTGEPAVMLEGFCREQGASLVVASRAADESPFGGEGGTVDRMAQSLTVPLLVMRDPAPLEAWVRGERSLKVFLGVDRSLPFEAARDWVLTLSKGGRVDVVGGRVYWPEEEARRLGLRQALAFGDALPELQHVLERECAELLAPLAQGGTPVRARVEMGVGRIADHLVDLAEQEHADLLVVGTHHRRALGRLWSVSRHALRLARMSVVCVPAQAMAVGTDTPLPEYREVMVATDFSETGNRAVAHAFALTAPGGTVHLVHATESKPSLEEEAQMREQLSALVPKSANDRSVRLNIIPGSKDVVATLAQTAERLGVSAIVMGTHGRSGWKRAVLGSVTQSLLLRTDRPVLVVRPPAT; the protein is encoded by the coding sequence ATGTCCATTGTCTGTGCCACCAACTTCTCCGACGCCGCGCGGCGGGCCTCCACGCTGGCCGCGGAGCTGGCTCGCAAGGCCGGTACGTCCTTGTGGCTGGTTCATGTCCTCAACCCCGACTCCGTGCGCGCCTTCGGCAAAGCCCTGTTGGGGTCCGCCGAGGCGGTGCTGAGCGACGAGACGAAGCGCCTGGAACAGCTGGGGGTGAAGGTGGAGCCCGTGCTCCTCACCGGCGAGCCGGCGGTGATGCTGGAGGGGTTCTGCCGGGAGCAGGGGGCCTCGCTGGTGGTGGCCTCGCGAGCCGCGGACGAATCGCCCTTCGGGGGCGAAGGTGGCACGGTGGACCGGATGGCGCAGTCGCTGACGGTGCCCCTGCTCGTCATGCGTGACCCCGCACCGCTGGAGGCGTGGGTCCGGGGCGAGCGGTCCCTGAAGGTGTTCCTCGGCGTGGACCGCTCCCTGCCCTTCGAGGCGGCGCGCGACTGGGTGCTGACGTTGAGCAAGGGTGGCCGGGTGGACGTGGTGGGCGGACGTGTCTACTGGCCCGAGGAGGAAGCCCGCCGCCTGGGGCTGCGGCAGGCCTTGGCCTTCGGTGATGCCCTGCCCGAGCTGCAGCACGTGCTGGAGCGGGAGTGCGCGGAGTTGCTGGCCCCGCTGGCCCAGGGCGGAACGCCCGTGCGCGCTCGCGTGGAGATGGGCGTGGGGCGCATCGCCGACCACCTGGTGGACCTGGCCGAGCAGGAGCACGCGGACCTGCTGGTGGTGGGCACGCACCACCGCCGCGCGCTGGGGCGGCTGTGGAGCGTGTCGCGTCATGCGCTGCGGCTGGCGCGGATGTCCGTGGTGTGCGTGCCCGCGCAGGCGATGGCGGTGGGCACGGACACGCCGTTGCCGGAGTACCGCGAGGTGATGGTGGCCACGGACTTCTCGGAGACGGGCAACCGCGCGGTGGCACATGCCTTCGCGTTGACGGCTCCGGGCGGCACGGTGCACCTGGTGCACGCCACGGAATCGAAGCCGTCACTCGAGGAGGAGGCCCAGATGCGCGAGCAACTCTCGGCGCTCGTCCCCAAGAGCGCGAACGACCGGAGCGTGCGGCTGAACATCATCCCCGGCAGCAAGGACGTGGTGGCCACGCTGGCGCAGACGGCCGAGCGGCTCGGTGTGAGCGCCATCGTCATGGGCACACATGGGCGGTCGGGCTGGAAGCGCGCCGTGTTGGGCTCGGTGACGCAGTCCCTGCTGCTGCGCACGGACCGGCCCGTGCTGGTGGTGCGGCCCCCGGCGACGTGA
- a CDS encoding metallophosphoesterase, with product MRTLFIGDVHGCAEELDALLTQCAWQPDDRVVLVGDLVAKGPDSAGVVRRAREQGFLAVRGNHDAHVLRWHAGRGPRGKKLKPEHQQVLDTLTPEDWAWLESQPLYRFFPELNVVAVHGGLVPGVPLEAQKEDELLNLRSILPDGTPSKRVDAGAPWASLWQGPELVIFGHDAMRGIQRHPHAVGLDSGCVYGGKLSAYVMPEGRIVSVLAKRAYVDVDAS from the coding sequence ATGCGAACGCTCTTCATTGGAGACGTGCACGGGTGCGCGGAGGAACTGGACGCGCTTCTGACGCAGTGCGCCTGGCAGCCGGACGACCGCGTGGTGCTGGTGGGGGACCTGGTGGCGAAGGGCCCGGACTCCGCCGGTGTGGTGCGCCGTGCGCGTGAGCAGGGCTTCCTGGCGGTGCGAGGCAACCATGACGCCCACGTGCTGCGCTGGCACGCCGGCCGGGGGCCGCGCGGCAAGAAGCTGAAGCCTGAGCACCAGCAGGTGCTGGATACCCTGACGCCCGAGGACTGGGCGTGGCTGGAGTCCCAGCCGCTGTACCGCTTCTTCCCCGAGCTGAACGTGGTCGCCGTGCACGGCGGGCTGGTGCCAGGCGTGCCGCTGGAGGCGCAGAAGGAAGACGAGCTGCTCAACCTGCGCAGCATCCTGCCGGATGGGACGCCGTCGAAGCGCGTGGACGCGGGCGCGCCCTGGGCCAGCCTGTGGCAGGGGCCGGAGCTGGTCATCTTCGGCCATGACGCCATGCGGGGCATCCAGCGGCACCCGCATGCGGTGGGGCTCGACTCCGGCTGCGTGTACGGCGGCAAGCTCTCCGCCTACGTGATGCCGGAGGGCCGCATCGTGTCCGTCCTGGCGAAGCGCGCCTACGTGGATGTGGACGCTTCCTGA
- a CDS encoding tetratricopeptide repeat protein, with protein sequence MACLDENTFVALLMGDLPPARATEVDAHLDTCSACRRMVAEALRAQAPDDDPPGATTPLTNSRPPSGKGPSLERGTAVGRYLVLERLASGGMGVVYSAYDPELDRRVALKLLRVAALGLEAEQGRAHLLHEAQAMARVSHPHVVPVYDVGTFGPQVFLTMELVDARTLRPWLKDAPRTWRQVLALFLDAGRGLAAAHAAGVVHGDFKPENLLVGQDGRVRVTDFGLARNANPLDDVSPLAGGTPAYMAPEQMEAHAPADARSDQFAFCVTLFEALYGERPFAATTPHELLTEVRAGKVRPAPRGTHVPPWLRRVLLRGLSASAMDRYTDLNALLVALQHDPASRWKRWLPAVGGTALLLMAVGLTHAVHASRARACQRADEAMSSVWGPEAQQTIESAFLATGKPFAPAAWLRVRRSLDAYTAEWASMRTSACEATRVRGEQSEQVLARRMHCLDGRLAEVAALTQLFTRADAGTVELAARAAEALPPLGKCSDLAALAAREPQPTDGASLERARTLVRVRALKAAGKYTEAVALLEPVVKAAKDADDRHGGADALLLMGQLREETGQPRDAETTYFDAVWNAEAGRNDVAAARAWTRLVHASGYVLDQHALGHRWRERAEAAIERLGGDGVLRAQLQARVGALLFAQGRYTEAAEQQESALSRLEATYGPDSLEVTDVRLELGATRMAQLRADEAMRLFEQALSTRRAALGPSHPDVARAQLELAYAHWRRSDVEQVEALARGALEVFERALGPEHPDVASAINPLAAALQRMNRSDEALRLQERALDIALKVEGADGAGALITLGNLATLMARVGRSEEALTRFHTMLAPLEQRLGAQHPYVAQTLRATGKLLMMDQRYTEALPYLERARAILDAREDDAYGYRTGTLMDLGRALLALDRPLQAAELLERVVASGARSPQAPSEQARARFFLAQALWNAKRDRPRALQLAEEARESLVTLGTSGQEALEEVDAWRARLPRPTHIPAARAP encoded by the coding sequence ATGGCCTGCCTGGATGAAAACACGTTCGTGGCGCTGCTGATGGGGGACCTGCCTCCCGCGCGCGCGACGGAGGTGGATGCGCACCTGGACACCTGCTCCGCCTGCCGCCGCATGGTGGCCGAGGCCCTGCGGGCACAAGCCCCCGACGACGACCCGCCCGGGGCCACCACCCCGCTGACGAACTCCCGGCCGCCCTCGGGAAAAGGTCCCTCGTTGGAGCGAGGCACCGCGGTGGGCCGCTACCTGGTGTTGGAGCGGCTGGCCTCCGGAGGCATGGGCGTCGTCTACAGCGCCTACGACCCGGAGCTGGACCGGCGCGTGGCACTCAAGCTGCTGCGCGTCGCGGCCCTGGGCCTGGAGGCGGAGCAGGGCCGCGCGCACCTGCTGCACGAAGCGCAGGCCATGGCACGCGTCTCCCATCCGCACGTGGTGCCCGTCTACGACGTGGGCACCTTCGGGCCGCAGGTGTTCCTCACCATGGAGCTGGTGGACGCGCGGACGCTGCGCCCCTGGCTGAAGGACGCGCCTCGGACGTGGCGACAGGTGCTGGCGCTGTTCCTGGACGCGGGCCGGGGACTCGCGGCGGCGCACGCGGCGGGCGTGGTCCACGGGGACTTCAAGCCGGAGAACCTGCTGGTGGGCCAGGATGGCCGCGTGCGCGTCACCGACTTCGGGCTCGCGCGCAACGCCAATCCATTGGACGACGTGTCACCCCTGGCGGGAGGCACGCCCGCGTACATGGCTCCCGAACAGATGGAGGCCCACGCGCCCGCGGATGCCCGAAGCGACCAGTTCGCCTTCTGCGTCACGCTCTTCGAAGCCCTCTACGGCGAGCGCCCCTTCGCCGCCACCACCCCACACGAACTGCTGACCGAGGTCCGCGCCGGCAAGGTGCGGCCCGCGCCCCGGGGCACGCACGTCCCGCCGTGGCTGCGGCGCGTGCTGCTGCGGGGGCTGTCCGCCAGCGCCATGGACCGGTACACGGACCTGAATGCCCTGCTGGTGGCGCTTCAGCACGACCCGGCCTCGCGCTGGAAGCGCTGGCTGCCCGCGGTGGGCGGCACGGCGCTGCTGCTGATGGCGGTGGGCCTCACCCACGCGGTGCACGCCAGCCGGGCACGGGCATGCCAGCGCGCCGACGAGGCCATGTCCTCGGTGTGGGGGCCGGAAGCGCAGCAGACCATCGAGTCCGCCTTCCTCGCGACGGGCAAGCCCTTCGCGCCCGCCGCATGGCTCCGCGTGCGGCGCTCGCTGGATGCGTACACCGCGGAGTGGGCGTCGATGCGAACCTCCGCTTGCGAGGCCACGCGCGTACGGGGTGAGCAATCCGAGCAGGTGCTCGCGCGGCGCATGCACTGCCTGGATGGGCGGCTGGCGGAAGTGGCCGCCCTCACGCAGCTCTTCACCCGGGCGGACGCGGGCACCGTGGAGCTGGCCGCGCGCGCCGCGGAGGCCCTGCCGCCGCTGGGCAAGTGCTCGGACCTGGCGGCACTGGCGGCGCGTGAGCCCCAACCCACGGACGGCGCCTCTCTTGAACGGGCACGGACGCTGGTGCGGGTGCGAGCCCTGAAGGCCGCGGGCAAGTACACGGAGGCGGTGGCGCTGCTGGAGCCCGTGGTGAAGGCGGCGAAGGACGCGGATGACCGCCACGGCGGCGCGGACGCCCTGCTGCTGATGGGACAACTGCGGGAGGAGACAGGCCAGCCGCGCGACGCGGAGACCACCTACTTCGACGCCGTGTGGAACGCGGAGGCCGGGCGCAACGACGTGGCGGCCGCGCGCGCCTGGACGCGGCTGGTGCATGCCTCCGGCTATGTGCTGGACCAGCACGCCCTGGGACACCGGTGGCGTGAGCGCGCGGAGGCCGCCATTGAACGACTGGGCGGTGACGGCGTGCTGCGCGCGCAGCTCCAGGCCCGGGTCGGCGCGCTCCTCTTCGCGCAGGGGCGCTACACGGAGGCTGCCGAGCAGCAGGAGTCCGCCCTCTCGCGCTTGGAAGCCACCTATGGGCCCGACAGCCTGGAGGTCACCGACGTCCGGCTCGAGCTGGGCGCCACGCGCATGGCGCAGCTGCGCGCCGACGAGGCGATGCGGCTCTTCGAACAGGCGCTGAGCACGCGCCGCGCGGCCCTGGGGCCCAGCCATCCGGACGTGGCACGTGCCCAGTTGGAGCTGGCCTATGCGCACTGGCGCAGGTCTGACGTCGAACAGGTGGAAGCCCTGGCCCGCGGCGCGCTGGAGGTCTTCGAGCGCGCGCTCGGCCCCGAGCACCCGGACGTCGCCTCCGCCATCAATCCCCTGGCCGCGGCCCTCCAGCGGATGAACCGCTCCGATGAGGCGCTGCGGCTCCAGGAGCGCGCGCTGGACATCGCGCTCAAGGTCGAAGGCGCGGACGGCGCGGGAGCGCTCATCACCCTGGGCAACCTGGCCACGCTGATGGCGCGCGTCGGCCGCTCCGAAGAGGCCCTGACCCGCTTCCACACCATGCTCGCGCCGTTGGAGCAGCGGCTGGGCGCCCAACATCCCTACGTGGCCCAGACGCTGAGGGCCACGGGAAAACTCTTGATGATGGACCAGCGCTACACCGAAGCCCTGCCCTACCTCGAGCGCGCCCGCGCCATCCTCGATGCGCGCGAGGATGATGCCTACGGCTACCGGACGGGGACGCTGATGGACCTGGGCCGCGCACTGCTCGCGCTGGACCGGCCTCTTCAGGCCGCCGAACTCCTGGAGCGGGTGGTGGCCAGCGGAGCCCGGTCGCCGCAGGCACCCAGCGAGCAGGCACGCGCGCGATTCTTCCTGGCGCAAGCGCTCTGGAACGCGAAGCGCGACCGGCCTCGCGCGCTTCAGTTGGCGGAGGAAGCCCGTGAGTCATTGGTGACGCTGGGGACGTCAGGACAGGAGGCGCTGGAGGAAGTGGATGCCTGGCGGGCACGCCTGCCCAGGCCCACACACATTCCCGCCGCGCGAGCCCCCTGA
- a CDS encoding sigma-70 family RNA polymerase sigma factor, whose amino-acid sequence MRAAALWLALDWQRQRGGPAESTDDGDLSMLVSPEDDPELAYLKRTYRAEFSDCFSTALLALEPRQRNVLRLKYLDGLSIDQLAALYGVHRSTTARWVLGAQETLLQQTRQRLTERLRLTSSQLDSVLRLISSQLDVSLSRLLRSRMND is encoded by the coding sequence GTGCGCGCGGCGGCGCTGTGGCTCGCCCTGGACTGGCAGCGGCAGCGCGGCGGACCGGCGGAATCCACGGACGACGGCGACCTGTCGATGCTGGTGTCTCCCGAGGACGACCCCGAGCTGGCCTACCTCAAACGCACGTACCGCGCCGAGTTCAGCGACTGCTTCTCCACCGCGCTCCTCGCGCTGGAGCCGCGCCAGCGCAACGTGCTGCGCCTCAAGTACCTGGACGGCCTGAGCATCGACCAGCTCGCAGCGCTGTACGGCGTGCACCGCTCCACCACGGCGCGCTGGGTGCTGGGCGCGCAGGAGACCCTGCTCCAGCAGACGCGGCAACGGCTCACCGAGCGCCTGCGCCTCACGTCCTCCCAGCTCGACAGCGTACTGCGCCTCATCTCCAGTCAGCTCGACGTGAGCCTCAGCCGCCTGCTGCGCTCGCGGATGAACGACTGA